TCGATGGCCAATGCTTTGAACACGCCTGGGAAACTCACCGCCATACGACTGGAGTGGTAGCCTCCGCTAGAGATGCCCGTCGCATAAAGGCGTTGCATGTTTAATTTTCCGAAGCGCTTTGCTTTCATGTCTTTCAAGAGCTGCTGGATAAAATCAAAATCCTGGGATTTTTCGTAGTCGACACCGATGATGTTTGTCATCCACGCAACTCCGGCAATCGCGCGCGGGGCCACCACCGCAAAGCCACTGTCTAACAAAGATTGAATCAAACGAATTTCATTGTAACCGCCGAAAGGCAAAACTTTTTGGCGCGAGAATTCGACATCAAAGAAACTGCCTTGATAGATAATAACCGCGGGCCACCCCTCTTTGGGAGCTTTTCCCGCGGGAGTGGCATATCTAACAGCTCTTTTAAAATCAGAACCGGAAATTTCCAATTCACGAGAAGGACATGTGATGCGATC
This region of Bdellovibrio sp. 22V genomic DNA includes:
- a CDS encoding prolyl oligopeptidase family serine peptidase, whose protein sequence is MQRFVLLVSMVALSISAQAKSLCEVSGPLDRITCPSRELEISGSDFKRAVRYATPAGKAPKEGWPAVIIYQGSFFDVEFSRQKVLPFGGYNEIRLIQSLLDSGFAVVAPRAIAGVAWMTNIIGVDYEKSQDFDFIQQLLKDMKAKRFGKLNMQRLYATGISSGGYHSSRMAVSFPGVFKALAIESASFADCKGPLCFVPDVIPQNHPPTLFLHGEDDRVVPVETMLSYYEKLKRRGVEAEYFVDPTAGHQWLDDSPELITEWFLRHP